A stretch of Cytobacillus sp. IB215665 DNA encodes these proteins:
- a CDS encoding lysophospholipid acyltransferase family protein, with protein MIRTIVWFIYFWLHLLFTVPALLKARQLDKRELHSERDQIVLRETRRWSRTLVNLTGSTINVKGKENIPDHQPVLFVSNHQGNFDIPIILGFLDKKMGFISKLEIKKYPIISHWMLLMRCVFMDRKNIRQSVKAINLGINNLKEGHSLVIFPEGTRSKGNDIGEFKPGSFKLATKSGVPIVPITINGSYKIMEANKNILKGANVEVIISKPISKEEYDGMTINDLATNVQNIIEKELV; from the coding sequence ATGATTCGTACAATCGTATGGTTTATCTATTTTTGGCTACATTTACTATTTACTGTCCCCGCCTTACTAAAAGCGAGACAGCTAGATAAAAGAGAATTGCACTCAGAAAGAGACCAAATCGTTTTAAGAGAAACAAGACGGTGGTCTAGAACATTAGTCAATCTTACAGGCTCAACGATCAATGTGAAAGGTAAGGAAAACATTCCAGATCATCAGCCTGTTCTTTTCGTAAGTAATCACCAAGGGAATTTTGACATTCCTATTATATTAGGTTTTCTAGACAAAAAAATGGGGTTTATTTCTAAATTGGAAATTAAAAAATATCCTATTATTTCTCATTGGATGTTATTGATGAGATGTGTGTTTATGGATCGTAAAAATATTCGTCAATCAGTTAAGGCAATCAATTTAGGGATTAACAATTTAAAAGAAGGACATTCACTTGTTATTTTTCCTGAAGGAACTCGAAGCAAAGGAAATGATATAGGTGAATTTAAACCAGGTAGCTTTAAGTTAGCGACTAAATCAGGCGTGCCAATTGTCCCAATTACGATCAATGGCTCATATAAAATCATGGAGGCTAACAAGAATATTCTTAAAGGAGCGAATGTTGAAGTAATTATTTCTAAACCTATTTCAAAAGAAGAGTACGATGGTATGACGATCAATGATCTTGCAACAAATGTACAAAATATTATTGAAAAAGAATTAGTATGA
- a CDS encoding metalloregulator ArsR/SmtB family transcription factor: MKQHKTEPQDILAVFREAIPAFQVLSDKTRQDIILLLDEHEETGLNVNEIAEKLPLSRPAISHHLKNLKQAGLVDVRQQGTGNYYYLTLLQAVEHMKHLISLLENNCELK, from the coding sequence ATGAAGCAACATAAAACAGAACCTCAAGATATTTTAGCAGTATTCCGTGAAGCGATCCCTGCCTTCCAAGTCCTTTCAGATAAAACGCGACAAGATATCATACTTTTGTTAGATGAACATGAAGAAACAGGACTTAATGTAAATGAAATAGCTGAAAAGCTCCCATTATCTAGACCAGCAATTTCGCATCATTTAAAAAACTTAAAACAAGCTGGTCTTGTTGATGTCAGACAACAGGGCACAGGTAATTATTACTACTTAACCCTTCTTCAAGCAGTAGAGCATATGAAACATCTTATTTCATTACTGGAAAACAACTGTGAATTGAAATAA
- a CDS encoding aldehyde dehydrogenase translates to MTEISDLVKKQKKFFFTGKTKDVTFRLNALSKLKEAILENERGITTALKADLNKSEADTYMSEIGLVLAEISVIQKGLRSWVKPKRVKTPISHFGASSYRYAEPYGVTLTIAPWNYPFQLALTPILGAIAGGNTVILKPSELTPTVSAILKELLSSTFDEEYIAVVEGGVEESTQLLNEPVDYIFFTGSVPVGKIVMEAASKNLTPVTLELGGKSPVIVDETADLKLAAKRIVWGKFFNAGQTCVAPDYMLVHHSVKDELVNNMKKIINEFYSDNALTNEEYTHIVNERHFQRLVKYLSDGNIIVGGNIDEKLHAIEPTILDHITWDDSIMQDEIFGPILPVIEYSDASEVINMVNERPKPLALYLFSSNKQAQEHIINNISYGGGCINDTLYHLASPHLPFGGVGTSGVGAYHGKHSFDTFSHYKSVLKQTTKFDIPLRYPNMKNGLKLAKKILK, encoded by the coding sequence ATGACTGAAATTAGCGATTTAGTAAAAAAACAAAAAAAGTTTTTTTTCACCGGTAAAACGAAAGATGTTACTTTCAGATTGAACGCCCTTAGCAAGTTGAAAGAAGCCATTCTTGAAAATGAACGTGGGATTACTACCGCGTTAAAGGCTGATTTAAACAAATCTGAAGCTGATACTTACATGTCTGAAATCGGCTTAGTATTAGCTGAGATTTCAGTTATTCAAAAAGGCTTGAGGTCATGGGTTAAACCAAAAAGAGTTAAAACCCCGATTTCACACTTTGGCGCATCAAGCTATCGATATGCTGAACCTTACGGTGTTACCCTTACTATTGCTCCGTGGAATTACCCATTCCAACTAGCACTCACTCCTATTCTTGGTGCAATTGCTGGTGGAAATACTGTCATTTTAAAACCTTCAGAGTTAACACCGACTGTTTCAGCAATTTTAAAAGAACTGCTGTCTTCAACCTTTGATGAAGAGTATATAGCTGTTGTTGAGGGCGGAGTAGAAGAAAGTACACAACTTTTAAATGAACCCGTTGATTATATCTTCTTCACAGGCAGTGTCCCTGTTGGCAAGATTGTGATGGAAGCTGCATCAAAAAACTTAACTCCAGTGACTTTAGAACTTGGTGGCAAAAGTCCAGTAATTGTTGATGAAACAGCTGATTTAAAACTTGCAGCAAAACGAATCGTATGGGGTAAATTCTTTAATGCTGGGCAAACTTGTGTTGCTCCAGACTACATGCTCGTTCACCATAGTGTAAAAGACGAGCTCGTCAATAATATGAAGAAAATAATCAATGAGTTTTATTCTGATAATGCTCTTACTAATGAAGAATATACTCATATTGTCAATGAGCGCCATTTTCAGCGCCTAGTGAAATATTTAAGTGACGGAAACATTATCGTTGGTGGAAATATAGATGAAAAATTGCATGCGATTGAACCTACCATTTTAGATCATATCACATGGGACGATTCAATAATGCAAGATGAAATATTCGGTCCAATACTACCTGTCATTGAATATAGTGATGCGAGTGAAGTGATTAACATGGTAAACGAACGACCGAAGCCTCTAGCACTATATTTGTTTTCTAGCAATAAACAAGCTCAAGAGCACATCATTAACAACATCTCTTACGGTGGTGGATGTATTAACGATACGCTCTACCATCTAGCTTCTCCTCACCTTCCATTCGGGGGCGTTGGAACTAGCGGAGTAGGTGCATACCATGGTAAACATAGTTTTGATACGTTCTCCCATTACAAAAGTGTTCTAAAGCAAACGACTAAATTTGACATACCATTACGTTACCCAAATATGAAAAATGGACTAAAGCTGGCAAAAAAAATATTAAAATAA
- a CDS encoding SDR family oxidoreductase: protein MSNNFVLITGASGGIGFELAHLFAKDNHNVLLIARNEQKLNDLANDLMKTYNIKAKVLSKDLSNPESPQQIYNYCENEKIDVEVLVNNAGFGSFGFFAETDINKELELIQVNITALTYLTKLFLPRMVKRKSGKILNVASTASFQPGPYLSNYSASKAYVLSLSEAIANEVEGTGVSVSVLCPGPTETGFQSAADMDNSKNFTGGKVMDVKSVAIAGYDGLQKGKTVIIPGLMNRIMATSVRFGPRKLIPKIVRRMVEPTK, encoded by the coding sequence ATGTCTAATAACTTTGTATTAATTACTGGAGCTTCTGGTGGAATTGGCTTTGAATTAGCCCATCTATTTGCTAAAGATAATCATAACGTTTTACTTATCGCGAGAAATGAGCAAAAGTTAAATGATTTAGCTAACGACTTAATGAAAACCTACAATATTAAAGCAAAGGTACTTTCAAAAGACTTATCAAACCCTGAATCGCCACAGCAAATATACAATTATTGTGAAAATGAAAAGATTGATGTTGAAGTTCTTGTAAACAACGCTGGCTTTGGAAGTTTTGGGTTCTTTGCTGAAACGGATATCAACAAAGAATTGGAATTGATTCAAGTGAACATCACAGCACTTACTTATTTAACTAAACTATTCTTGCCACGAATGGTTAAAAGAAAATCTGGCAAAATATTAAATGTAGCATCAACAGCATCTTTTCAGCCTGGACCATATTTATCTAACTATTCGGCATCAAAAGCATATGTGTTATCTCTTTCTGAGGCCATTGCAAATGAAGTAGAAGGTACTGGCGTATCAGTTAGTGTTCTTTGTCCAGGACCTACTGAAACTGGCTTTCAATCTGCTGCCGACATGGATAACTCAAAAAATTTCACGGGTGGCAAGGTGATGGATGTTAAGTCAGTAGCAATAGCAGGATATGATGGTTTACAGAAGGGCAAGACGGTAATCATACCTGGTTTAATGAACCGTATTATGGCGACATCTGTTAGATTTGGACCTCGCAAACTTATTCCTAAAATTGTTCGACGCATGGTTGAACCAACTAAATAA
- a CDS encoding Gfo/Idh/MocA family oxidoreductase: protein MYKKIRWGILSTANIAQTAIIPAIHKANNAEVVAISSANDRVKSVAESLSIPNVYKSYQDLLLDSNVDAVYIPLPNGLHAEWVKEAATHGKHILCEKPAALNSSEMKDIIDTCRKNNVIFMEAFMYQFHPQHKRVKEIIASDEIGDIKLMRSSFSFTLNDLEGNIRMVPKLGGGSLYDVGSYCINAIQYILDSEPIEVFAQAHIHEEYHVDMSTYALIKLQNGVMVSFDCSFERSFSAYYEMVGTKGKLVLPRAFTPNLYNNVGKIIVSNEQEESRVEYYEADQYVLQIEHFSNCILNKSQPMYTGEQSLKNMKVIDACFQSITAGEKVNIS, encoded by the coding sequence ATGTATAAGAAGATTAGATGGGGGATACTAAGTACTGCGAATATAGCTCAAACTGCAATTATTCCAGCGATTCACAAAGCAAATAATGCTGAAGTAGTTGCTATTTCTAGCGCAAATGATCGCGTGAAAAGTGTTGCTGAATCATTATCCATACCTAATGTATATAAAAGCTATCAGGATTTATTATTAGATTCTAATGTTGATGCTGTTTACATACCTCTACCTAATGGTTTACATGCAGAATGGGTAAAGGAGGCTGCTACACACGGTAAACATATTTTATGTGAAAAACCAGCAGCACTGAATTCTTCAGAGATGAAGGACATCATTGACACATGTCGGAAGAATAACGTCATTTTTATGGAAGCATTTATGTATCAATTTCATCCACAACATAAAAGAGTAAAAGAAATTATAGCATCTGATGAAATTGGTGACATTAAACTAATGCGTTCAAGCTTTTCATTTACATTAAATGACCTTGAAGGTAATATCCGTATGGTTCCTAAATTAGGAGGGGGGAGCTTGTATGATGTTGGTAGCTACTGCATCAATGCAATTCAGTACATATTAGATTCGGAACCTATTGAAGTTTTTGCTCAGGCTCATATACACGAAGAATATCATGTAGATATGTCAACTTATGCTCTAATAAAATTACAAAACGGTGTGATGGTTTCTTTTGATTGTAGTTTTGAAAGGTCTTTTAGCGCATATTATGAAATGGTGGGTACGAAAGGCAAACTGGTTTTACCGAGGGCATTTACACCTAACTTATATAATAACGTAGGCAAAATAATCGTATCAAATGAGCAAGAAGAGTCTAGAGTAGAGTACTATGAAGCAGACCAATATGTTCTGCAAATAGAACATTTCTCTAATTGTATATTGAACAAATCGCAACCTATGTATACCGGAGAGCAAAGCCTAAAAAACATGAAAGTCATCGATGCATGTTTTCAATCTATAACAGCAGGTGAAAAGGTAAACATAAGCTAA
- a CDS encoding B12-binding domain-containing radical SAM protein codes for MNVVLSTLNAKYIHTSLSIRYLKAYAEPDYDVQLAEYTIKDPAMNIVTDIYRKKPDVVGFSCYIWNIEETIKVIKMLKKINPKLTIVLGGPEVTYDVSEWLDKIPEVDFIVIGEGEETFKQLLDELNLDNNFEKIDGIAYRQEKQKVIKRPQKKLDLKLLPSPFRLEEDRQSLSKRVTYIETSRGCPFSCQFCLSSIEVGVRYFDREKVKDDIRYLMDNGARTIKFVDRTFNISRSYAMEMFRFLIDEHKPGTVFQFEITADIMRPEVIEFLNQEAPPGLFRFEIGVQSTNDVTNELVMRKQNFEKLTRTVTMVKDGGKIDQHLDLIAGLPEENYGSFRKTFNDVFAMRPEELQLGFLKMLRGTGLRLTANDHGYKYMDTSPYEILENDILPFDDIMRIKQVEDVLEKYWNDHRMDQTIEFLVTNSYPTPFDFFQLFGTYWDEQGWIRIGHQLEDLFKRLYQFLHETNVKDMDIISGLMKYDYLRKQKHKPRKPWWNDSLEKPIRAAYYRDIVNNPHVFGRQFTHLQLSEKDIHKHTVIEELSFNLSQYLLSNKIVHEQTLLLVYFDPSTNKTSYFTSTIDNIANTK; via the coding sequence ATGAATGTAGTTTTAAGTACATTAAATGCAAAATATATTCATACAAGCCTATCAATTAGATATTTAAAGGCATACGCTGAACCAGATTATGATGTACAGCTTGCAGAATATACTATTAAAGACCCAGCAATGAATATCGTGACTGATATATACAGAAAAAAACCAGATGTAGTTGGTTTCAGTTGTTATATTTGGAATATAGAAGAAACAATAAAAGTAATAAAAATGCTAAAAAAAATAAACCCAAAGCTTACGATCGTATTAGGTGGTCCCGAAGTGACATATGATGTAAGCGAATGGTTAGATAAAATTCCTGAAGTTGATTTTATCGTCATCGGAGAAGGTGAAGAAACTTTTAAGCAATTGCTTGACGAACTTAATCTTGACAATAATTTTGAAAAAATTGATGGGATTGCTTATCGACAAGAAAAACAAAAAGTTATAAAGCGTCCGCAAAAAAAGCTTGATCTAAAGTTACTGCCTTCACCTTTTCGTTTAGAAGAAGACAGGCAAAGTTTATCCAAGCGAGTAACTTATATTGAAACAAGCCGTGGCTGTCCTTTTAGTTGCCAATTTTGTCTCTCATCAATAGAAGTTGGGGTACGTTATTTTGATCGGGAAAAGGTAAAAGATGATATTCGTTATTTAATGGATAACGGTGCTAGAACAATAAAGTTTGTCGATCGAACCTTTAATATAAGCAGAAGTTATGCGATGGAGATGTTCAGGTTTTTAATTGATGAGCATAAGCCAGGTACCGTGTTCCAATTTGAGATTACTGCTGACATTATGCGTCCTGAAGTCATTGAGTTTTTGAATCAAGAAGCACCACCTGGACTGTTTAGATTCGAAATAGGTGTTCAGTCAACAAATGATGTAACAAACGAGCTTGTCATGCGCAAGCAAAATTTCGAAAAGCTGACACGTACTGTGACGATGGTTAAGGATGGTGGTAAGATTGACCAGCACCTTGATCTAATTGCCGGCCTGCCTGAAGAAAATTATGGATCATTCCGTAAGACTTTTAATGATGTTTTTGCTATGCGACCTGAAGAACTGCAGCTTGGCTTTTTGAAAATGCTACGAGGAACAGGACTTCGACTAACTGCAAATGACCACGGATATAAATATATGGACACATCACCATATGAAATTCTGGAAAATGATATTTTACCATTTGACGACATTATGCGTATTAAACAGGTTGAAGACGTGTTAGAAAAGTATTGGAATGACCACAGAATGGATCAAACGATAGAATTTCTTGTAACTAATAGCTATCCTACTCCATTTGATTTCTTTCAATTATTCGGTACGTATTGGGATGAACAAGGCTGGATTAGAATTGGACATCAATTGGAGGATTTATTTAAAAGGTTATATCAATTTTTGCACGAAACAAATGTAAAAGATATGGACATTATTTCAGGATTAATGAAATATGATTATTTACGTAAGCAAAAGCATAAACCACGTAAACCGTGGTGGAATGATTCACTAGAAAAACCGATTAGAGCAGCATATTATCGTGATATTGTTAACAACCCTCACGTTTTTGGACGTCAATTTACACATTTACAACTTAGTGAAAAAGATATACACAAGCACACCGTCATTGAAGAGCTTAGTTTTAATCTTTCACAATATTTATTATCAAATAAAATTGTTCATGAGCAAACATTGTTATTAGTATATTTCGATCCATCGACAAACAAGACAAGTTACTTTACATCAACGATAGATAATATAGCTAACACCAAATAA
- a CDS encoding DUF3905 domain-containing protein → MAKKEDKISSPILDETQPHQINAPSFKGTGKKMKEPFVNKNGVVIGDSLYNSPNSPLNQWSDDIDPEIMAGDDWVHPTNDIGWNTPENRDLIEKNNNPNGAPFMHPTEDTSYGTD, encoded by the coding sequence GTGGCTAAAAAAGAAGACAAGATATCATCACCAATACTTGACGAAACTCAACCTCATCAAATTAACGCTCCAAGTTTTAAAGGAACTGGGAAAAAAATGAAAGAGCCTTTTGTTAATAAAAATGGTGTTGTCATAGGCGATAGCCTGTATAATTCTCCAAATTCTCCACTAAACCAATGGAGTGACGACATTGATCCTGAAATTATGGCTGGTGATGATTGGGTACATCCTACTAATGACATTGGTTGGAATACACCAGAAAATAGAGATTTAATTGAAAAGAACAACAATCCTAATGGTGCACCTTTCATGCATCCCACAGAAGATACGAGTTACGGTACTGATTAA
- a CDS encoding amino acid ABC transporter substrate-binding protein produces the protein MKKRFGIFTVFLLLLVVAISGCSDDASSEESKSLLDTVKDRGKLIAGVNGSLPGFGYVGTDGEYTGFDVDFAKAIAVAVLGDANAIEYRPLTSDERFTAVQSGEVDVLVRNTTWTTNRDSEVGLNFAPVTFYDGQGIIVRKDSGINSLQDLEGARISVDQGTTTELNLADVLDSLGIKYEAAVFDTQDAAVQAYEEGSVDAWTTDKSGLIARQANMENPSDHKILDETLSKEPLGPSVIGGDDTWFDIVKWVTFATMRAEELGITSENVDEMLNSDNKEIQRLLGQDGNLGEQLHLDNDFAYKVIKEVGNYGEIFERNLGSVFGLERGLNDTYLNGGLMYSPPFR, from the coding sequence ATGAAAAAAAGATTTGGAATTTTCACAGTTTTTCTTTTATTGTTAGTTGTAGCTATTTCCGGATGCTCAGACGATGCATCAAGTGAAGAGTCAAAATCACTACTTGATACAGTAAAAGACAGAGGAAAATTAATTGCTGGTGTTAACGGTTCATTACCTGGTTTTGGTTATGTAGGAACTGATGGAGAATATACTGGTTTTGATGTAGACTTTGCTAAAGCAATTGCAGTTGCTGTTTTAGGGGATGCAAATGCGATAGAATATCGCCCACTTACATCAGATGAGCGTTTCACAGCTGTACAATCTGGTGAGGTAGACGTATTAGTTCGTAATACGACTTGGACAACAAACCGTGACTCAGAAGTTGGTTTAAACTTTGCACCTGTCACGTTTTATGACGGACAAGGGATAATCGTTCGTAAAGACAGCGGCATTAACAGTTTACAAGATTTAGAAGGTGCTCGTATTTCTGTTGACCAAGGTACGACAACTGAGCTTAACTTAGCTGACGTACTTGATTCTTTAGGAATTAAATATGAAGCTGCAGTTTTTGATACACAGGATGCGGCTGTTCAAGCATATGAAGAAGGATCTGTTGATGCTTGGACAACAGATAAATCTGGGTTAATCGCAAGACAAGCAAACATGGAAAACCCTAGTGATCACAAAATCTTAGACGAAACTTTATCAAAAGAGCCACTAGGACCTTCAGTTATTGGTGGAGATGACACATGGTTTGATATCGTAAAATGGGTTACTTTTGCTACTATGCGTGCTGAGGAATTAGGCATTACTTCTGAAAACGTAGATGAAATGTTAAATAGTGATAACAAAGAGATCCAACGTTTATTAGGTCAAGATGGAAACCTTGGAGAACAGTTACATCTTGATAATGATTTCGCTTATAAAGTTATTAAAGAAGTTGGAAACTATGGTGAAATTTTCGAACGTAATTTAGGGTCTGTTTTCGGTTTAGAGCGTGGCTTAAATGATACGTATTTAAACGGCGGATTAATGTATTCTCCTCCGTTCCGCTAA
- a CDS encoding ABC transporter permease subunit, with protein MKKDVSMSTPFWRDKRVIPILLQLSFAVVVILFGAYFAINAINGLEKIGIAFGFSFLSQTAGFGISDSIIEYASTDTYGRALLVGIVNTLKVAFFGIIFATIIGIIAGISRLSSNWLVNKSSSIYIEVFRNTPLLVQIFIWYFAVLLQLPKIQEVESNALIFTNRGVAIPWFTQTSGSLLWAILLLLGIILSIIMWRVQLKRQIDLGKRTYPFIWSAAVIIISMVAAFIVTQQAPFHLSTPSIEGKGFTGGYVLRPEFLALLMALSVYTSTYIAEVVRAGILGVKQGQKEAANALGLKPSTTMRLVVFPQAIRIIIPPVTSQYLNLIKNSSLGVAIGFQELVSVGKTTLGQNGRAIEVVLIWIAVYLLINLFTALLMNIFNKKVQIVER; from the coding sequence ATGAAAAAAGATGTATCAATGTCAACTCCGTTTTGGCGAGACAAAAGAGTTATTCCAATTTTACTACAACTAAGCTTTGCAGTCGTTGTCATTTTATTTGGTGCATATTTTGCAATTAACGCAATAAACGGGTTGGAGAAGATCGGCATTGCCTTTGGTTTCTCCTTTTTAAGTCAAACAGCTGGTTTTGGAATATCCGATAGTATAATCGAGTACGCATCAACTGATACCTATGGAAGAGCATTACTTGTCGGGATTGTAAACACATTAAAGGTTGCATTTTTCGGTATTATATTTGCTACTATAATCGGCATAATTGCTGGTATATCAAGACTTTCTTCAAACTGGCTAGTAAACAAATCATCAAGTATTTATATTGAAGTATTCAGGAATACTCCTTTACTTGTACAGATATTCATTTGGTATTTTGCTGTATTGCTTCAATTACCTAAAATACAGGAAGTTGAATCAAATGCTTTAATTTTTACAAATCGTGGAGTCGCTATTCCATGGTTTACCCAAACTTCTGGTTCTCTCTTATGGGCAATTCTTCTATTATTAGGAATCATCCTTTCTATTATCATGTGGCGTGTTCAACTTAAAAGGCAAATTGACTTAGGAAAACGAACTTACCCTTTTATTTGGTCAGCAGCTGTGATAATCATTTCGATGGTAGCAGCTTTTATCGTTACGCAACAGGCTCCATTCCATCTTTCAACCCCTTCTATTGAAGGAAAAGGATTTACTGGTGGTTATGTACTTAGGCCCGAATTTCTTGCATTGCTGATGGCGTTAAGCGTTTATACATCAACTTATATTGCAGAAGTTGTTCGAGCGGGGATTTTAGGGGTAAAACAAGGGCAAAAAGAAGCAGCTAATGCATTAGGACTAAAGCCGTCGACTACTATGAGGCTCGTTGTTTTTCCACAAGCCATTAGGATTATCATCCCTCCTGTTACGAGCCAATATTTAAATTTAATAAAAAACTCAAGTTTAGGAGTTGCAATTGGATTTCAAGAACTTGTAAGTGTAGGTAAAACTACATTAGGCCAAAATGGACGAGCGATTGAAGTAGTTCTTATCTGGATAGCAGTATATTTACTCATTAATTTATTTACAGCCTTATTAATGAATATCTTTAACAAAAAAGTACAAATCGTTGAAAGGTAG
- a CDS encoding amino acid ABC transporter permease, translated as MGNIGVEKQEPKQLDVNSDKEPNKVLQWLKANLFSNLANTALTLVSVVIAYFVIKNASYWIFVTAEWRVVADNFKLFVVGQYPVADIWRVWVLLAYVSTMLGFSYGIWKGIVRPIAWTLGIIMLIVACLPFVEGITRIWLGANIAILIAAYFLAIKFNKLKNVTLIGWFLLFPISIFLLSGFGILPEVSTSVWGGFLLTLLIALVAIVFSFPIGILLALGRRSNLPIVKWFSILFIELVRGIPLITVLFISQLMVPLFLGDGIEVDNVLRAMIGFIMFSAAYLAENVRGGLQAIPRGQFEAAQALGLNKTLMTGFIILPQALKIVIPPIVGLYIGIFKDTVLVTIVGLSDLLGMAKKIIANPQYLGTHMESYVFVAFVFFIFCYLMSYVSRKLEATLAVGKR; from the coding sequence ATGGGGAATATTGGTGTTGAAAAGCAAGAACCGAAACAACTTGATGTAAATTCTGATAAAGAACCTAACAAGGTTTTACAATGGTTAAAAGCAAATCTTTTTAGTAACTTGGCAAATACAGCATTAACACTTGTATCTGTCGTTATAGCCTATTTTGTCATTAAAAATGCTTCGTACTGGATTTTTGTTACTGCAGAGTGGCGAGTTGTTGCTGATAACTTTAAACTCTTTGTCGTTGGTCAATATCCTGTTGCTGACATTTGGCGAGTTTGGGTATTATTAGCCTATGTATCTACCATGCTTGGGTTTTCATATGGTATTTGGAAAGGAATCGTTAGACCAATCGCATGGACACTTGGAATTATCATGTTAATTGTAGCCTGCCTCCCTTTCGTAGAAGGTATAACGAGAATTTGGTTAGGTGCAAACATTGCCATTTTAATTGCAGCTTATTTTCTAGCTATTAAATTTAACAAATTAAAAAACGTTACTCTTATTGGCTGGTTTTTATTATTCCCTATTTCTATTTTCTTACTGTCTGGGTTCGGTATATTACCTGAGGTAAGCACGAGTGTCTGGGGAGGATTTTTACTAACATTATTAATCGCATTGGTCGCTATCGTCTTTTCATTTCCTATTGGCATTTTGCTTGCACTAGGAAGACGAAGTAATCTTCCAATTGTAAAATGGTTTAGTATCCTATTCATTGAGCTCGTTCGAGGTATTCCGTTAATTACAGTGCTATTTATTTCCCAACTGATGGTTCCTTTGTTTTTGGGAGATGGCATTGAAGTAGATAATGTGTTACGTGCTATGATTGGGTTTATCATGTTTTCAGCCGCTTACTTAGCAGAAAATGTTCGTGGTGGATTACAAGCTATTCCACGTGGACAGTTTGAAGCAGCTCAAGCCTTAGGCTTAAACAAGACATTGATGACTGGATTTATTATATTACCACAAGCGCTAAAAATTGTCATACCACCTATTGTTGGTTTATATATCGGTATTTTTAAAGATACCGTTCTTGTTACAATTGTTGGTTTATCTGATTTATTAGGTATGGCAAAGAAAATAATTGCAAATCCACAATATTTAGGTACACATATGGAATCATACGTTTTTGTAGCCTTTGTGTTCTTTATTTTCTGTTACTTAATGTCTTATGTAAGTAGAAAGCTAGAAGCAACACTCGCAGTTGGGAAACGATAG
- a CDS encoding amino acid ABC transporter ATP-binding protein, producing MSSIFAVEKLTTPLEERDDIITVNNLDKWFGKLHVLKNVDITVKEGEVVVILGPSGSGKSTFIRTINALEEFQNGEIIVDGISLTNDVKNIEEIRKETGMVFQQFNLFPHMTILKNITLAPIWVRRWKKEKAEKIAHELLERVGIPEQADKYPGQLSGGQQQRVAIARALAMQPKIMLFDEPTSALDPEMVREVLDVMKTLAESGMTMLVVTHEMNFAREVADRIVLFDHGEIVETGTPEELFDNPQHERTKAFLSQIL from the coding sequence ATGAGTAGTATTTTTGCAGTTGAAAAATTAACGACACCGCTTGAAGAAAGAGACGATATTATAACGGTAAACAATTTAGACAAATGGTTTGGAAAGCTACATGTGTTAAAAAACGTTGATATTACAGTAAAAGAAGGTGAAGTGGTCGTTATTCTTGGCCCTTCCGGCTCTGGAAAATCAACTTTTATTCGAACAATAAATGCATTGGAAGAATTTCAGAATGGAGAAATTATTGTTGACGGCATTAGCTTAACAAATGATGTGAAGAACATAGAGGAAATTCGTAAAGAAACAGGAATGGTATTTCAACAGTTTAACCTATTTCCTCATATGACAATACTAAAAAATATTACATTAGCCCCTATTTGGGTTCGTAGATGGAAAAAGGAAAAAGCAGAAAAAATTGCCCATGAGCTCCTTGAGCGGGTTGGTATTCCAGAACAAGCAGATAAATACCCAGGTCAGCTATCAGGTGGACAGCAGCAGCGTGTAGCGATTGCTCGAGCACTAGCTATGCAACCAAAAATTATGTTATTTGATGAACCAACATCAGCCCTTGATCCAGAAATGGTTCGTGAAGTGCTTGATGTTATGAAAACATTGGCAGAATCTGGTATGACAATGCTCGTCGTTACCCATGAAATGAATTTCGCAAGAGAAGTTGCAGACCGTATCGTCTTGTTTGACCATGGTGAAATTGTTGAAACTGGTACTCCTGAAGAACTATTTGACAATCCACAACATGAGCGAACAAAAGCATTTTTATCTCAAATTTTATAA